A window of the Archocentrus centrarchus isolate MPI-CPG fArcCen1 chromosome 9, fArcCen1, whole genome shotgun sequence genome harbors these coding sequences:
- the upb1 gene encoding beta-ureidopropionase, with the protein MSACQFESLEKSLESHLPEAELAEVKRILFGKETKKLDLPARAVEAASERDFELKGYRFDAAQEQLRPPRNIRVGLIQHRIVLPTDAPILDQISAMHSRIGEMVEVAAMCGVNIICFQETWTMPFAFCTREKEPWTEFAESAEEGNTTRFCQELARKYNMVVVSPILEREDLHSTLWNTAVVISNSGNVLGKSRKNHIPRIGDFNESTYYMEGNTGHTVFQTQFGKIAVNICYGRHHPLNWFMYSMNGAEIIFNPSATVGALSEPMWPIEARNAAIANHCFTCAINRVGTEHFKSEFTSGDGKKAHHDFGHFYGSSYVAAPDGSRTPGLSRTRDGLLVVEMDLNLNRQISDKWSFKMTGRYAEYAEELTKVVEHDFKPKIVKE; encoded by the exons ATGTCCGCATGTCAGTTTGAATCACTGGAGAAGTCTTTGGAGTCCCACCTGCCGGAGGCCGAGCTGGCGGAGGTGAAACGCATCTTATTCGGCAAGGAAACAAA GAAGCTGGACCTCCCAGCCCGTGCTGTGGAAGCTGCTTCTGAGCGTGATTTTGAGCTGAAAGGATATAGGTTTGATGCGGCACAGGAACAGCTCAGGCCACCAAGAAATATCAGAGTGGGACTCATTCAACACCGCATTGTTCTGCCCACTGATGCCCCCATCCTGGATCAG ATCAGTGCCATGCACAGCCGAATTGGTGAAATGGTCGAGGTAGCAGCCATGTGTGGTGTAAACATCATCTGCTTTCAGGAGACCTGGA CCATGCCCTTTGCATTTTGCACCCGCGAGAAAGAACCATGGACAGAGTTTGCAGAATCGGCTGAAGAAGGAAACACTACGCGCTTCTGCCAAGAG CTGGCCAGAAAATACAACATGGTAGTTGTTTCGCCAATTCTGGAGAGAGAGGACTTACACAGCACTCTGTGGAACACAGCGGTGGTCATCTCCAACTCTGGAAACGTGCTGGGAAAGAGCAGGAAGAACCATATTCCCAGGATCGGGGACTTTAATGAG TCTACATACTATATGGAGGGCAACACTGGCCACACAGTGTTCCAGACACAGTTTGGGAAGATTGCTGTGAATATCTGCTACGGCCGGCATCATCCACTCAACTGGTTCATGTACAGCATGAACGGAGCTGAGATCATTTTCAACCCCTCGGCTACTGTTGGAGCTCTCAG TGAGCCCATGTGGCCTATAGAGGCCAGAAATGCAGCAATAGCTAACCACTGTTTTACGTGTGCCATCAACCGTGTTGGGACA GAACATTTCAAAAGTGAATTCACATCTGGTGATGGGAAAAAAG CTCACCACGACTTTGGACATTTTTATGGGTCCAGCTATGTGGCAGCTCCTGATGGCAGCCGCACGCCAGGGCTCTCTAGGACCCGTGATGGGCTGCTTGTGGTAGAAATGGATCTCAACCTCAACAGGCAAATCAGTGACAAATGGAGTTTCAAG ATGACTGGGCGGTATGCTGAGTACGCAGAAGAACTTACCAAAGTTGTTGAGCATGACTTCAAACCAAAAATAGTAAAAGAGTAG
- the gucd1 gene encoding protein GUCD1 — translation MTDDVVLLDVPVIRQLYHWDCGLACSRMVLKYLHPVSDEEFQRVCWDLKLTESVWTIDLAYLMCHLGIKHCFCTQTLGVDKGFRNQSFYKKHFDTEENRVNELFLKADSKGVVVKKCSVAVQEIQAHLEQGHVAIVLVNAVVLTCELCSLPVKYCCFLPVGQKCFCRKPDYQGHFVVVCGFNRTSGSVFYNNPAYSDRVCCTSVSNFEEARRSYGTDEDILFVFKES, via the exons ATGACAG ATGATGTCGTCCTGCTGGATGTTCCTGTCATCCGGCAGCTGTACCACTGGGACTGCGGCTTAGCCTGCTCCAGGATGGTCCTCAA ATACCTCCACCCAGTCAGCGATGAGGAGTTTCAGAGGGTGTGCTGGGATCTGAAGCTGACAGAGAGCGTGTGGACTATTGACCTGGCCTACCTCATGTGCCATCTGGGAATCAAACACTGCTTTTGCACACAGACTCTGGGTGTAGATAAGGGCTTTAGAAACCAG TCCTTTTACAAGAAGCATTTTGATACGGAAGAAAACAGAGTGAATGAGCTCTTCCTTAAAGCTGACAGCAAAGGTGTGGTGGtgaaaaaatg TTCTGTGGCAGTTCAGGAAATCCAGGCTCATCTGGAGCAGGGCCACGTTGCCATAGTGCTGGTCAACGCTGTGGTGTTGACGTGTGAGCTGTGCTCCCTGCCTGTCAAATACTGCTGCTTCCTGCCCGTGGGTCAGAAGTGTTTCTGCAGGAAGCCAGACTATCAGGGTCACTTTGTGGTTGTCTGTGGCTTCAACAGGACTTCCGGCTCTGTCTTTTACAATAACCCAGCATATTCTGACC gggTGTGCTGCACCAGTGTCAGTAACTTTGAGGAAGCCAGACGGAGCTACGGGACAGATGAGGATATCCTGTTCGTCTTTAAGGAGAGTTGA
- the p2rx4b gene encoding P2X purinoceptor 4b, with product MILHHYMDSSLLLISLLVHFAAMSKSAGCCKSFLHYAFDYETPKTVVIPNLGVGFLFRFTQFLVVVYVVGYVCVVQKAYQETDTVISTVSTKVKGFALTNTSDIGPHFWDVADYVIPPQGDHSFFVLTNMVVTPKQVQSRCPELPSPSSICVDDCDCVEGRSDPRGNGIQTGLCENYSTTVQTCEVLSWCPLEIDTKLPTSPLLAAAENFTVLIKNSITYPKFNFHRRNIMPYITSSYLKKCEFNRSTDPECPIFRLKHIVSEAGEDFQDMAVKGGMLGILIDWSCDLDWWAGNCFPKYSFRRLDNKHPVNNVAPGYNFRFAKYYKTADGEETRTLIKAYGIRFDVIVFGTAGKFSIVPTIVNLGAALSFLSLVPAVADWILVTCTRKRDLYSRHKTAYLNEDADTEVTVGTTYGTQ from the exons ATGATTTTGCACCATTATATGGACTCATCATTGTTGCTCATATCATTATTGGTTCATTTTGCAGCCATGAGCAAGTCTGCAGGCTGCTGCAAGAGCTTCCTGCACTATGCTTTTGATTATGAGACACCAAAAACAGTGGTTATTCCCAACCTAGGTGTAGGATTTCTGTTCAGGTTCACCCAGTTCCTGGTGGTGGTGTATGTGGTGGG gtatgtgtgtgtggtgcagaaGGCCTACCAGGAGACAGATACTGTCATCAGTACTGTGAGCACTAAAGTGAAAGGTTTCGCTCTCACCAACACATCTGACATAGGGCCTCATTTCTGGGATGTGGCTGATTATGTTATCCCTCCTCAG GGTGATCATTCTTTCTTTGTGCTGACAAATATGGTTGTCACCCCAAAACAAGTGCAGTCACGTTGTCCTGAG CTTCCAAGCCCATCAAGTATTTGTGTGGATGACTGCGACTGTGTCGAGGGACGAAGTGATCCCCGGGGCAACG GTATTCAGACAGGACTATGTGAGAACTACTCCACCACTGTACAGACCTGTGAAGTGCTCTCATGGTGCCCACTCGAAATAGACACTAAGCTGCCTAC AAGTCCACTGCTGGCTGCAGCAGAAAACTTCACTGTGTTGATTAAAAACAGCATCACATACCCAAAGTTCAACTTTCACAG AAGAAACATAATGCCTTATATTACCTCCTCATACCTGAAGAAGTGTGAATTCAACCGCTCGACAGACCCTGAATGCCCCATATTCCGACTCAAACATATTGTTTCAGAGGCTGGGGAGGATTTCCAAGACATGGCTGTGAAG GGTGGTATGCTTGGTATTCTCATTGACTGGAGCTGTGACTTAGACTGGTGGGCAGGGAACTGTTTCCCCAAGTACAGCTTCCGTAGGCTGGACAACAAACACCCTGTCAATAATGTGGCCCCTGGTTACAACTTCAG ATTTGCTAAATACTACAAGACAGCAGATGGAGAGGAAACCAGAACCTTAATCAAAGCGTATGGGATCCGCTTCGATGTCATTGTGTTTGGAACT GCAGGAAAATTTTCCATCGTACCAACTATAGTGAACTTGGGCGCAGCATTGTCGTTCCTCAGTTTG GTACCTGCAGTTGCTGACTGGATTTTGGTGACGTGCACGAGGAAAAGAGATCTTTACAGCAGACATAAAACGGCATATCTGAATGAAGATGCAGACACAGAG GTGACAGTGGGCACCACCTATGGAACCCAGTAG
- the zbtb26 gene encoding zinc finger and BTB domain-containing protein 26, whose amino-acid sequence MAQNQVILQFRFATFGDSMLQKMNLLRHQRRFCDVTVRINQMEVPGHKVVFAAGSSFLRDQFILQQDSREVQISMIQEAEVGRQLLLSCYTGQLEFPELELVHYLTVASFLQMGHIVEQCTQALSKFIKPQAPRQLEVDVNMRREKREESLSSQARMEQDRSQVRSVHQEEEEEEEEEEEEVVEQVERDNNGDDDSEDDDVIIQPKSPVQILTRRPRQGVVESDITIVKVESVSDVAENSITCHFSTSPPAALHSPEPQHSLINSTVDSRSSEMAVPPGVAGYPLSPPPSSPPAEKHSGHQRNYDKPLQWYHQCPKCARVFRQLENYANHLKMHKLFMCLLCGKTFTQKGNLHRHMRVHAGIKPFQCKICGKTFTQKCSLLDHLNLHSGDKPHRCNYCDMVFAHKPVLRKHLKQIHGKNSFDNANEGSLHDGGIDFEFGRI is encoded by the coding sequence ATGGCCCAGAACCAAGTGATTCTGCAGTTCCGCTTCGCCACGTTTGGAGACTCCATGCTGCAGAAGATGAACCTTCTGCGGCACCAGAGGCGCTTCTGTGACGTCACTGTGCGCATCAACCAGATGGAGGTCCCCGGTCACAAAGTGGTGTTTGCTGCTGGCTCCTCTTTCTTGAGGGACCAGTTCATACTTCAGCAGGACTCCAGAGAGGTCCAGATCTCCATGATCCAGGAGGCAGAAGTGGGccggcagctgctgctgtcgtgCTACACTGGCCAACTGGAGTTTCCTGAGCTGGAGCTGGTGCATTACTTGACAGTGGCCAGCTTCCTCCAGATGGGCCACATTGTGGAGCAGTGCACTCAGGCCCTCAGCAAATTCATCAAACCACAGGCTCCACGCCAGCTTGAGGTGGATGTAAACATGAGGAGggagaagagggaggagagTTTATCCTCCCAGGCAAGGATGGAGCAAGATCGCTCTCAGGTGCGGAGTGtccatcaggaggaggaggaggaggaagaagaggaggaggaagaggtggtggagcaggtggagcgTGACAATAATGGTGACGATGACAGCGAAGATGATGATGTGATTATACAGCCTAAAAGCCCTGTACAGATTTTGACCAGGCGTCCTAGGCAGGGTGTAGTGGAGAGTGACATCACTATAGTAAAGGTGGAGTCTGTGTCTGATGTTGCAGAAAACTCCATCACCTGTCACTTCTCCACCAGCCCTCCTGCAGCCCTCCACTCCCCTGAGCCCCAGCACTCGCTCATTAATTCAACCGTTGACAGCCGTAGCAGTGAGATGGCGGTTCCGCCTGGCGTGGCGGGATACCCGCTTAGCCCTCCTCCTTCATCTCCaccagcagagaaacacagcgGACACCAGAGGAACTACGACAAGCCTCTCCAGTGGTACCATCAGTGTCCCAAGTGCGCCCGGGTCTTCCGCCAACTCGAGAACTATGCCAACCACCTCAAGATGCATAAGCTCTTCATGTGCCTCCTGTGTGGCAAGACCTTCACGCAGAAGGGCAACCTGCACCGACACATGCGTGTTCACGCCGGCATTAAGCCCTTCCAGTGTAAAATCTGTGGCAAGACCTTCACCCAAAAATGCTCGTTGTTGGATCACCTAAACCTGCACAGTGGGGATAAGCCACACCGCTGTAACTACTGTGACATGGTGTTTGCTCACAAGCCAGTTCTCCGCAAGCACCTAAAACAGATCCACGGGAAGAACAGCTTTGACAATGCAAATGAAGGCAGCCTACACGACGGGGGTATTGATTTTGAATTTGGACGaatatga